From the Psilocybe cubensis strain MGC-MH-2018 chromosome 9, whole genome shotgun sequence genome, one window contains:
- a CDS encoding 3-hydroxy-3-methylglutaryl-coenzyme A reductase produces MRALFRPFALHAAYTPIETIVFFCIIGTLAYFHILSAIKHSAFIDPSLSVYAPPTLRPAYALWRLGEWVGVREGTWTHAAKALHRSDELVLELQQVVVTLDGAARRHAEAPLAASVVNMTQHLAQTFQTPAGRTYAALCHRLPAADGEGAPCFTLQQPGSRALVQTLAFRPGMRDEFVAALVGDEHQYQHQHQHYNQHQQHPRVFTDEHGVRFEVDAGRATTESVPINQMRNGKWVAYAARALVVRFWDLAKKADSLDILLILAGYILMHTTFYLLLIRSRALGSSFWLPLAILSSAVLAMLISLPIAMALRIRIDPVALTEALPFLVCTVGFDKPLRLARAVFLHPHLSVPPALVKGVVKTDAGYPILASSSNSNSNNATNTNTNTLAPPPSSSASASAGASMTLKPAPLIITESLHLVYAPIIRDYILEIAVLAVGAYSRVGGLSEVCALAALMLGVDCLLLCTYLAAILGVMVEVSS; encoded by the exons ATGCGTGCGCTCTTCCGCCCGTTCGCGCTGCATGCAGCGTACACACCCATTGAGaccatcgtcttcttctgcatcatTGGCACGCTCGCGTACTTCCACATTCTCTCTGCGATCAAGCACTCGGCGTTCATTGACCCCTCGCTGTCGGTATATGCGCCTCCGACGCTGCGGCCAGCGTATGCGCTGTGGCGCCTCGGTGAGTGGGTTGGTGTGCGCGAGGGGACGTGGACACATGCGGCCAAGGCACTGCACAGGTCGGATGAGCTGGTGCTTGAGCTccagcaggtggtggtcaCACTCGACGGGGCAGCGCGTAGACACGCTGAG GCTCCATTGGCAGCGTCCGTGGTAAACATGACGCAGCACCTCGCACAGACGTTTCAGACGCCAGCGGGGCGCACGTACGCGGCGCTGTGCCATCGTCTGCCAGCAGCGGACGGGGAGGGTGCACCGTGTTTCACACTCCAGCAGCCCGGCTCGCGCGCTCTCGTGCAGACGCTGGCGTTTAGACCGGGTATGCGCGACGAGTTTGTCGCTGCTCTCGTTGGTGATGAGCACCAGTATCAACATCAGCACCAGCATTATAACCAGCATCAGCAACACCCGCGTGTGTTTACGGATGAACATGGTGTCCGCTTTGAGGTGGACGCTGGTCGGGCAACGACTGAGAGTGTCCCAATTAACCAGATGcgaaatgggaaatgggTCGCGTACGCCGCACGCGCGCTCGTCGTGCGTTTCTGGGATCTCGCCAAG AAAGCAGACTCGCTGGACATTCTGCTCATCCTCGCAGGATACATCCTCATGCACACAACATTCTACCTCCTGCTCATCCGCTCGCGCGCACTAGGCTCCTCGTTCTGGCTCCCACTCGCCATTCTTTCTTCCGCCGTCCTTGCCATGCTCATTTCGCTCCCTATCGCCATGGCTCTGAGGATTAGGATCGACCCAGTAGCGCTGACGGAGGCACTCCCGTTTTTGGTGTGTACTGTCGGCTTTGATAAACCGCTGAGGCTTGCGAGAGCGGTGTTTTTGCACCCGCATTTGAGTGTGCCGCCAGCGCTTGTCAAGGGGGTTGTTAAGACCGATGCCGGGTATCCTATTCTTGCTTCTTCGTCcaattccaattccaacaaTGCTACCAACACCAATACCAACACTCTCGCGCCACCACCCTCTTCCTcggcttcagcttcagcagGAGCCTCAATGACACTCAAACCCGCACCCCTAATCATAACTGAATCCTTACATCTAGTCTACGCCCCCATTATCCGCGACTACATCCTTGAAATCGCTGTCCTAGCCGTAGGCGCGTACAGTCGAGTTGGTGGATTGAGCGAGGTGTGTGCGTTGGCGGCGCTGATGTTGGGTGTGGATTGTCTTTTGTTGTGCACGTATTTGGCGGCGATTTTGGGGGTTATGGTTGAGGTGAGTTCTTGa